TCCACCGGGCTGGTTACCGCCGTTGTTTTTATCCTGGTCGGTGCCGGGGCTGCATTTGCCTGGGTATTGTCCTATGCGCAGGTACCCCAACAGCTTTTGGGAACGATCGGCATTGCCGAGATGGGCAAATATGGCGTTCTTTTTGTTATCTCCATCGCCTTTTTTGTCGGATGCATGTTTGTCGATCCGATCGTGGTGATTTTGATCTTGGTCCCCATTTTTGCACCCAGTGTGCACAATGTAGGTCTCGACCCGGTTCTGGTGGGTACGATTATCACCCTTCAGGTTGCCATCGGTTCTGCAACACCGCCGTTCGGCTGCGATATCTTTACCGCGATCGCGGTATTCAAACGCCCTTACTTTGACGTTGTCAGAGGCACACCCCCATTTATTTTAATTCTCTTAAGTGTAGCCGTTGCGATGATCTTCTTTCCCGATATTGCTCTTTTCTTAAGAGATGTAGCCTTCAGATAAAGGAGAGAGATGTTCCACAATATTTTAGTGCCGCTGGATGGTTCGGAAAATGCTTACCGAACCTTGCCGTATGCAGCCAACCTGGCCAAACAGTTCGATTCCCAAATCAACGTATTGTCGGTCTTCAGACACCACAGCTATATCGAAGCATCGATCTCCATGGTCAGGCCCAAGGAGCCGGAAAATTTAGACGATGTGCTGAGCGCTTATGCCAGAGAAGTTGTTGATCGCGGCAAAACCCTATTAAGAGAACAAGGCGTCACAAAAATCAAAGGCTTTGTCAAAATGGGCACGGCCAGCAAAAAGATCCTGGAGTTTGCCCAAAAAAACGAAATCGATCTGATCATCATCAGTTCCAAAGGAAACGGGGATCTGACCGGATACCTTTTGGGCGGGGTGTCGCATAAGGTGGCGGGCCTTGCCAAATGTCCGGTCATGGTTATTTGACGAATACCGATCACCGGTCCACTTTTAAAAATCGCCCGCCGCAAGAACCGGTTTTACCAATGAAAAATAAACCGACGCTGCACGATGTCTATCGAGCCCGAGCCCGCATCAAGCCCCTCGTCGTTGAGACGCCGGTCCTGGAATCCGCCGAATTGGCGGATAGAACAGGTGCCCGAACGGTCCACCTGAAACTGGAATGCCTGCAGAATACCGGCGCCTTCAAAGTGCGGGGCGCCGCAAACAAAATCCTGAGTCTTTCCGACGAAGAAAAACAAAAGGGCGTCATCACCTTTTCCACCGGCAATCACGGCAAGGCGGTGGCCTATGTGGCCGGACGCACCGGCATCAAGGCGGTTGTCTGTTTGTCTGAACACGTCGCCGCATACAGGGCCGACACGATCGGAAAACTGGGCGCGGAAGTCTCCATCAAAGGGAATTCCCAGGATGAAGCCGAGAAAAATTATCATCAACTGACAGCGTCCCGCGGGCTTGTGCCGGTGGTTCCGTTTGACGACCCCATGATTATCGCCGGTCAGGGAACCATTGCCCTGGAAATGATGGCAGCGCTTCCCGATACCCATGTATTGCTGGTTCAATTGTCCGGCGGCGGGCTGCTGGCCGGAATTGCCATGGCCGCTAAATCGATCAATCCGGATATTCACATCGTGGGACTCTCCCTCCAGCGGTCGCCGGCCATGCTGGAAAGTCTGAAAGCGGGCGCCCCCGTTCAGGTGGAAGAAAAAAACTCTCTTGCCGATTCGCTTTTAGGCGGCATCGGCTTCGACAATCGGTACACCATGCCGTTGGTGGAAAAATATACTGACGAACACGTGCTGGTTTCCGAAGAAGAGATCAAAGCTGGCATGTATTTCCTGTTCGAAGCCCATCGAACCATTGCCGAAGGGGCCGCGGCCGTCGGTGTGGGGGCCTTGCTGAGCGGCTGTATCGATGTGACCGGCAAACGCGTGGCGACAGTGATTACCGGCGCCAGCGTGGAGTCGTCCACCTACCTGTCGGTCATCCGGCAACAGCATGAAAGGAATCGCCATCCATGATTCGAATCCTTGACGAAAAAGAGATCCGGCAATTGGTTTCGCTGGACCTGTCGGTGGTCGACGCCATCGAAACCGGCTTTGGCGAACTGGCCAGAGGCAACGCCCTGGTACCCCCGATCATGATGATTCCGGTACCGGAGAAAAAGGGCGAAGTGGACATCAAGAGCGCCTATATCAAGGGCATCGACCAGTTGGCCATCAAGGTGGCATCCGGATTTTTCGAAAACAGCCGGCTGGGCCTGCCCTCCCAGAGCGGCCAGATGCTGGTGCTTAGCGCCGAAACTGGCTTTTTGCAGGGGGTATTGCTGGACAACGGCTACCTGACCCAGGTGCGCACCGCCGCCGCCGGCGCAGTGGCGGCCAAATATCTGGCGCCTCAAACGGCTGATTCCGTGGGGGTGATCGGCTCGGGCGTTCAGGCCCGCTTCCAGATGATGGCCCTGCACCTGATGCGACCGTTTTCCACCATCCATATGTTCAGCCTGGACGCCGACGATCTGAAAGACCGCTACGTTGGCGACATGCAGCAGCAGCTTCCGGACGTCACGGTCGTCAAGGCCCCCAGCGTGGAGGCGGTGGTCAGAGAAAGCAGCGTCGTGGTCACCACCACACCGGCCCGCAGCGGTTTTCTCAAGGCGGATTGGCTGCATCCGGGGCAGCATATCACATCCATGGGAAGCGATACGGAAGAAAAGCAGGAACTGGAGGCCGAAGTGCTCACCCGGGCGGATCTGGTGGTCTGCGACCTCAAGTCCCAGAGCGTGCGCCTGGGAGAGCTGCGCAGTGCCGTCGAGCAGGGCCTGATGCCGGCGGATGCACCCGTGGTCGAATTGGGGGCCATCGTCAACAAAAAGGCCCCGGGCCGCACAGCGGAGGACCAGATTACCGTCTGTGACCTGACCGGTGTGGGTGTTCAGGATACCATGATCGCCATCAAAACGCTGGCCCTGGCAGAAAAGCGGGATATCGGCCGCGTCATTTCCTGAGAAAATGACGCCACGCCGGCAGCACATGGATCGAAAAGGGTGTGACGATGCCAAGCAAGCTTATTTTTTCTCAAGACGAGTATGCCCGCCGGATCAGACGGGTCAAGGAAGCCATGGACCGCCAGGGCATGGAAACGCTGCTGGTGGTCGATCCGGCCAACATGAACTACCTGACCGGCTACGACGGCTGGTCCTTTTACGTTCACCAGGGGGTGATCCTCTCTGTGGACAGCGATGCGCCCCTGTGGTTCGGCAGGCAGCAGGACGCCAACGGCGCCCGATTGACCACCTGGCTGCCCGATGACCGCATCTTCGGCTACCCGGATGAATACGTGCAGTCGCGGGTCACCCACACCATGCGCTACGTGGCCCAGCTGATGCGCGACCAGGGCCTTGCGGAAAAACGCCTCGGCCTGGAGATGGACGCCTACTGGTTCAGTGCGCGCATGTATCTCACCCTTCAGGAAGAGCTGCCCCAGTCGGTTTTGATGGACGCCACCAACCTGGTCAACTGGGTCAAAACGGTCAAATCCGAAGCGGAAATCGGCTACATGCGCGAAGCGGCCCGTATCTGTGAACGGGTGATGCAGACGGCCATAGACACCATTGCCCCCGGCGTTCGGGAAAAGGATGCGGCGGCCCGGGTAGCGGCGGCCCAGATTGCCGGCACCGACGAATACGGCGGCTCGTCCCCGGCCATTTTTCCCATCATGCCGTCGGCCGAACGCACCGCCACCGCCCACCTGACCTTCGATGCGGACCGATCCTATACCAAAGGCGACGTGGTGCTGCTGGAACTGGCCGGCGCCCGGCACCGGTACCATGCCCCCTTGTCGCGCACGGTGTATCTCGGCGACCCGCCCGAGGACTTGATTAGAACCGCTGATGGCGTCGTCACGGGTCTGAAGGAAACTCTGGAAGATATGGGCCCCGGCATGACCGCCGAGGAGGTGGAGGCGCGCTGGCGGGCGGCCATTGCCCACACCGGCGTGGTCAAGCCCTCCCGGGTCGGCTATTCTTTCGGCTTGAACTATGTGCCGGACTGGGGGGAACACACCGTGAGCCTGCGCCCCGGCGACAAGACGATTTTAGAGCCGGGTATGACCATTCACTTCATGCCCGGCATCTGGCTGGACACCTACGGGTTCGAATGCAGCGAGCCGGTGCTGATCACCGAAAATGGGTGTGAGAAGTTTATCGAATTTCCGCAGCAGTTGTTCGTCAGGGGTTGACCGTCATTCTTTAATTTTTGACGTTGCCGGTATCAACGTCTGGGTCGATAAGATTCCGTCGATCTGGCGAACCTTTGCATGGGTGAACTGGCCGATGACCTCGGCGTCGGAGGAAAGCAGATCCCGCGTCAGAACCACTTTGATCAAAATATCGACACTGCCGTGGATGGAGTGAACCTCCCTGACTTCCGGCAGGGCAAACAACTTGTCCACCACCTTCAATTCCCGTTTGGCTTCCACGTTCATCATGATGAAGGCCGTGATGCTGCGCAGCATCTCCGGGTACTCTTTTTTGTCCATATTGGCCATCTTTTCTCTGAATGCCTCCATATCTTTGGGTATGCGCCCATCGATGCCGATGCCGTATTGGCGTTTGTTCCCCTTTTGCCAGTGGTGGTAGGAAACGTACGCGTACAGGTCGTCCAGGGTGCGGCCGGGAAAAGAGTTCAGCAGACCGCCCTTCTCGATGACGTCGATCATGGGCCGGTAGATGGTCAGGTACCAGTCCTCGGCAGCCTTTTGGAGCGTGGCCCCCGGTGCTTCCCCGCCGGCCAGGTAAGCCCGATGAGTTTCCACCTGTTCGAGTAAAAGGGCATACTGCCCGACTTCCGAGATATCCAGGGAATGGGCCAGCCCGGTCTGCTCCATGAACTCCTTTTTCTCCCGGTAGATGATGTTCTCCAGGGTGTTGCTCGACGGGATGAATTCAACGATCTTGGCCATGATCTCGCTGCGGCCGAACTCCTTGGCAGCCGCAATGCGGTGGTTCCCGTCCAGGACGTAATACTCGTCTTTGATTTGATACAGCTTGACCGGCGGCAGGGGTTTGCCCTCCCGCATGGCCTTTTTGATGCGGATCAACCGGTCCGCCGGAACGTGGTCCTTGAGTTTGAACT
This window of the uncultured Desulfosarcina sp. genome carries:
- a CDS encoding Xaa-Pro peptidase family protein — protein: MPSKLIFSQDEYARRIRRVKEAMDRQGMETLLVVDPANMNYLTGYDGWSFYVHQGVILSVDSDAPLWFGRQQDANGARLTTWLPDDRIFGYPDEYVQSRVTHTMRYVAQLMRDQGLAEKRLGLEMDAYWFSARMYLTLQEELPQSVLMDATNLVNWVKTVKSEAEIGYMREAARICERVMQTAIDTIAPGVREKDAAARVAAAQIAGTDEYGGSSPAIFPIMPSAERTATAHLTFDADRSYTKGDVVLLELAGARHRYHAPLSRTVYLGDPPEDLIRTADGVVTGLKETLEDMGPGMTAEEVEARWRAAIAHTGVVKPSRVGYSFGLNYVPDWGEHTVSLRPGDKTILEPGMTIHFMPGIWLDTYGFECSEPVLITENGCEKFIEFPQQLFVRG
- a CDS encoding threonine/serine dehydratase; the protein is MKNKPTLHDVYRARARIKPLVVETPVLESAELADRTGARTVHLKLECLQNTGAFKVRGAANKILSLSDEEKQKGVITFSTGNHGKAVAYVAGRTGIKAVVCLSEHVAAYRADTIGKLGAEVSIKGNSQDEAEKNYHQLTASRGLVPVVPFDDPMIIAGQGTIALEMMAALPDTHVLLVQLSGGGLLAGIAMAAKSINPDIHIVGLSLQRSPAMLESLKAGAPVQVEEKNSLADSLLGGIGFDNRYTMPLVEKYTDEHVLVSEEEIKAGMYFLFEAHRTIAEGAAAVGVGALLSGCIDVTGKRVATVITGASVESSTYLSVIRQQHERNRHP
- a CDS encoding Lrp/AsnC ligand binding domain-containing protein produces the protein MGSFANLVKKMRSGRKNSQAKCFRENQECEGAFDHVDRGICSVPLEKIVGSVGRYQDFDSQFKLKDHVPADRLIRIKKAMREGKPLPPVKLYQIKDEYYVLDGNHRIAAAKEFGRSEIMAKIVEFIPSSNTLENIIYREKKEFMEQTGLAHSLDISEVGQYALLLEQVETHRAYLAGGEAPGATLQKAAEDWYLTIYRPMIDVIEKGGLLNSFPGRTLDDLYAYVSYHHWQKGNKRQYGIGIDGRIPKDMEAFREKMANMDKKEYPEMLRSITAFIMMNVEAKRELKVVDKLFALPEVREVHSIHGSVDILIKVVLTRDLLSSDAEVIGQFTHAKVRQIDGILSTQTLIPATSKIKE
- a CDS encoding cyclodeaminase, producing the protein MIRILDEKEIRQLVSLDLSVVDAIETGFGELARGNALVPPIMMIPVPEKKGEVDIKSAYIKGIDQLAIKVASGFFENSRLGLPSQSGQMLVLSAETGFLQGVLLDNGYLTQVRTAAAGAVAAKYLAPQTADSVGVIGSGVQARFQMMALHLMRPFSTIHMFSLDADDLKDRYVGDMQQQLPDVTVVKAPSVEAVVRESSVVVTTTPARSGFLKADWLHPGQHITSMGSDTEEKQELEAEVLTRADLVVCDLKSQSVRLGELRSAVEQGLMPADAPVVELGAIVNKKAPGRTAEDQITVCDLTGVGVQDTMIAIKTLALAEKRDIGRVIS
- a CDS encoding universal stress protein encodes the protein MFHNILVPLDGSENAYRTLPYAANLAKQFDSQINVLSVFRHHSYIEASISMVRPKEPENLDDVLSAYAREVVDRGKTLLREQGVTKIKGFVKMGTASKKILEFAQKNEIDLIIISSKGNGDLTGYLLGGVSHKVAGLAKCPVMVI